In one Mycobacterium sp. NBC_00419 genomic region, the following are encoded:
- a CDS encoding ABC transporter permease — translation MTDLFPAGTFRPDPRPNTVPKMLAAQYGLELKLLLRNGEQLLLTMFIPITLLIGLTLLPLGSFGEHRVDVFVPMIMALAVISTAFTGQAIAVAFDRRYGALKRLGATALPVWGIIAGKSLAVVSVVFLQALLLGGIGLALGWRPHPVGLLLGAVIIALGTAGFAAMGLLLGGTLRAEIVLAVANLLWFVFAGLGALTLETGAVPRAVSWVARLTPSGALTEALTRAMSLSVDWFGIAVLAVWGGVSALAALRWFRFT, via the coding sequence ATGACCGACCTCTTCCCCGCCGGTACCTTCCGTCCTGATCCCCGGCCGAACACCGTCCCGAAGATGCTGGCCGCCCAGTACGGCCTGGAGCTGAAGTTATTGCTGCGCAACGGCGAACAGCTGCTCCTGACGATGTTCATCCCCATCACCTTGCTGATCGGCCTCACGCTGCTGCCGCTGGGCTCCTTCGGCGAACACCGGGTGGACGTCTTCGTGCCGATGATCATGGCGCTGGCGGTGATCTCGACGGCGTTCACCGGCCAGGCGATCGCGGTGGCCTTCGACCGCCGCTACGGCGCGCTCAAACGTCTCGGCGCCACCGCACTGCCGGTGTGGGGCATCATCGCGGGCAAGTCGCTGGCCGTCGTGTCGGTGGTGTTCCTGCAGGCCCTGCTGCTCGGCGGGATCGGCCTGGCGCTGGGCTGGCGACCGCACCCGGTTGGCCTGCTGCTCGGGGCGGTCATCATCGCGCTGGGCACCGCGGGCTTCGCGGCGATGGGTCTGCTGCTCGGCGGGACGCTGCGGGCCGAGATCGTCCTGGCCGTGGCCAACCTGCTGTGGTTCGTCTTCGCCGGACTCGGGGCGCTCACCCTGGAGACCGGCGCCGTGCCGCGCGCGGTCTCCTGGGTGGCCCGGCTGACGCCGTCGGGGGCGCTGACCGAAGCGCTGACCCGGGCGATGTCGCTGTCAGTCGACTGGTTCGGGATCGCGGTGCTCGCGGTGTGGGGCGGGGTGTCGGCGCTCGCGGCGCTGCGCTGGTTCCGCTTCACCTGA
- a CDS encoding ATP-grasp domain-containing protein: MTLARPDLFHPKIVLAGCPQLVAGDGDDDGLVDALRARGLHARWLSWDDPETEAADLVIPRATWDYAERRDEFLAWTTRVRNLLNAPAVVAWNSDKRYLDDLAAAGVPTLPSYFFAPGDKVRLPKGEVVVKPAIGAGSIDTRRFTDRSAARAHAGALQDSGRSVLVQPYDVRVEAGETALVFLGGEQSHAFTKGPMLPPEGTLPELDESGTFAAESLTGADPDFAMWDVGYAALEAATGHLGITPGELLYARVDLIGGPDAPVLLELELIEPSLGWRQLGEEVRSAQQRRFALCVESACERLGLGPLSHRRP, translated from the coding sequence GTGACGCTGGCACGTCCAGATCTGTTCCATCCCAAGATCGTGCTCGCCGGGTGCCCCCAACTGGTGGCCGGCGACGGCGACGACGACGGGTTGGTCGACGCGTTGCGCGCCCGCGGCCTGCACGCCCGCTGGCTGTCCTGGGACGACCCCGAGACCGAGGCTGCTGACCTGGTCATCCCGCGCGCCACCTGGGACTACGCCGAGCGGCGCGACGAGTTCCTGGCCTGGACCACCCGGGTGCGCAACCTGTTGAATGCGCCCGCGGTGGTCGCCTGGAACAGCGACAAGCGCTACCTCGACGACCTGGCCGCCGCCGGTGTGCCCACCCTGCCGTCGTACTTCTTCGCACCCGGTGACAAGGTGCGGCTGCCCAAGGGTGAGGTCGTCGTCAAGCCGGCGATCGGGGCCGGGTCGATCGACACCCGCCGGTTCACCGACCGGTCGGCGGCGCGCGCCCACGCGGGCGCCCTGCAGGACAGCGGACGCTCGGTGCTGGTGCAGCCGTACGACGTCCGCGTGGAGGCCGGTGAGACCGCTCTGGTGTTCCTCGGCGGTGAGCAGTCGCACGCGTTCACCAAGGGGCCGATGCTGCCGCCGGAAGGCACGCTGCCTGAACTCGACGAGTCGGGCACCTTCGCCGCGGAGTCGCTGACGGGTGCCGACCCGGACTTCGCGATGTGGGATGTGGGTTATGCCGCACTCGAGGCGGCCACCGGACACCTGGGCATCACGCCTGGCGAGCTGTTGTATGCGCGGGTCGATCTGATCGGTGGTCCCGATGCGCCGGTCCTGCTCGAACTCGAGCTGATCGAGCCGTCGCTGGGCTGGCGTCAGCTCGGCGAGGAGGTCAGAAGCGCGCAGCAGCGCAGGTTCGCGCTGTGCGTGGAATCAGCGTGCGAGCGTCTTGGGCTCGGTCCGCTGTCGCATCGACGCCCATAA
- a CDS encoding ABC transporter ATP-binding protein, whose amino-acid sequence MSSGSEIPVRLRGVTKRYGSTTAVSNLDLDVHAAEVLALLGPNGAGKTTTVEMCEGFVRPDAGTISVLGLDPVADNARVRERVGVMLQGGGGYPAAKAGEMLKLVASYAADPLDPDWLLDTLGLTDAARTTYRRLSGGQQQRLALACALVGRPELVFLDEPTAGMDAHARLVVWELIDALRRDGVTVVLTTHQLKEAEELADRIVIIDHGSSVASGTPADLMHNGAEGQLRFTAPRRLDLTLLMSALPENYTAKEISAGEYLVEGDIDPQVLATVTAWCARLNVLATDVRVEQRSLEDVFLELTGKELRS is encoded by the coding sequence GTGAGTTCCGGCTCCGAAATCCCCGTGCGGCTGCGCGGGGTCACCAAACGCTACGGGTCGACGACAGCCGTCTCGAACCTCGACCTTGACGTGCACGCGGCCGAAGTGCTGGCACTGCTCGGCCCCAACGGCGCGGGTAAGACCACCACGGTCGAGATGTGCGAGGGCTTCGTGCGCCCTGACGCGGGCACCATCTCGGTGCTCGGCCTGGACCCGGTCGCCGACAACGCGCGGGTGCGCGAACGCGTCGGGGTGATGCTCCAGGGCGGCGGCGGCTACCCGGCGGCCAAGGCCGGCGAGATGCTGAAGCTCGTCGCCTCCTACGCCGCTGATCCCCTCGACCCCGACTGGCTGCTGGACACCCTCGGGCTCACCGACGCCGCCCGCACGACCTACCGCCGGCTCTCGGGCGGTCAGCAGCAGCGACTCGCGCTGGCCTGCGCGCTGGTCGGCAGGCCCGAATTGGTGTTCCTCGACGAGCCCACCGCGGGGATGGACGCCCACGCCCGACTGGTGGTGTGGGAGCTGATCGACGCCCTGCGCCGCGACGGCGTGACGGTGGTGCTGACGACGCATCAGCTCAAGGAGGCCGAGGAGCTGGCCGACCGGATCGTCATCATCGACCACGGCTCGTCGGTGGCCTCCGGGACGCCTGCCGACCTGATGCACAACGGCGCAGAGGGGCAGCTGCGGTTCACCGCGCCGCGGCGCCTCGACCTGACGCTGCTGATGTCCGCGCTGCCGGAGAACTACACAGCCAAGGAGATCTCCGCCGGCGAGTACCTCGTCGAGGGTGACATCGACCCGCAGGTTCTGGCGACGGTGACCGCATGGTGCGCCCGGCTCAATGTGCTGGCCACAGATGTCCGCGTCGAGCAGCGCAGCCTCGAGGACGTGTTCCTCGAGCTGACCGGTAAGGAGCTGCGCTCATGA
- the sufB gene encoding Fe-S cluster assembly protein SufB, which yields MTLTPDTKPAEPLTQDEAIASLGTYGYGWSDSDVAGASAQRGLSEAVVRDISAKKSEPEWMLDMRLKALRTFEKKPMPNWGSNLEGIFFDNIKYFVRSSEKQAATWDDLPADIKNTYDRLGIPEAEKQRLVSGVAAQYESEVVYHSIREDLEAQGVIFLDTDTALKEHPELFKKYFGTVIPAGDNKFSALNTAVWSGGSFIYVPKGVHVDIPLQAYFRINTENMGQFERTLIIADEGSYIHYVEGCTAPIYKSDSLHSAVVEIIVKPGARVRYTTIQNWSNNVYNLVTKRARAEAGATMEWVDGNIGSKVTMKYPAVWMTGEHAKGEVLSVAFAGEGQHQDTGAKMVHLAPNTSSNIVSKSVARGGGRASYRGLVQVNKGAHGSRSSVKCDALLVDTISRSDTYPYVDIREDDVTMGHEATVSKVSADQLFYLMSRGMTEDEAMAMVVRGFVEPIAKELPMEYALELNRLIELQMEGAVG from the coding sequence ATGACACTCACACCGGACACCAAGCCGGCCGAGCCGCTGACTCAGGACGAGGCCATCGCCTCGCTGGGCACCTACGGCTACGGCTGGTCGGACTCCGACGTCGCCGGTGCCAGCGCCCAGCGCGGCCTGTCCGAGGCGGTGGTGCGCGACATCTCGGCGAAGAAGAGCGAGCCCGAATGGATGCTCGACATGCGGCTCAAGGCACTGCGCACGTTCGAGAAGAAGCCGATGCCGAACTGGGGATCGAACCTCGAAGGCATCTTCTTCGACAACATCAAGTACTTCGTGCGCTCCAGCGAAAAGCAGGCCGCGACGTGGGATGACCTGCCCGCCGACATCAAGAACACTTACGACCGGCTCGGTATCCCGGAGGCGGAGAAGCAGCGCCTGGTCTCCGGTGTGGCCGCGCAGTACGAGTCCGAGGTCGTCTACCACTCCATCCGCGAGGACCTCGAGGCCCAGGGCGTCATCTTCCTGGACACCGACACCGCGCTGAAGGAACACCCGGAACTCTTTAAGAAGTACTTCGGCACCGTGATCCCGGCCGGGGACAACAAGTTCTCGGCGCTCAACACCGCGGTGTGGTCCGGCGGGTCGTTCATCTACGTGCCCAAGGGTGTCCACGTCGACATCCCGCTCCAGGCCTACTTCCGGATCAACACCGAGAACATGGGCCAGTTCGAGCGCACGCTGATCATCGCTGACGAGGGCTCCTACATCCACTATGTGGAAGGCTGCACCGCGCCGATCTACAAGAGCGACTCGCTGCACTCCGCGGTCGTCGAGATCATCGTCAAACCCGGTGCACGGGTGCGGTACACGACGATCCAGAACTGGTCGAACAATGTTTACAACTTGGTCACCAAGCGGGCCCGCGCCGAGGCCGGCGCCACCATGGAGTGGGTCGACGGCAACATCGGCTCGAAGGTCACCATGAAGTACCCGGCGGTCTGGATGACCGGCGAGCACGCCAAGGGTGAGGTCCTCTCGGTGGCGTTCGCCGGCGAAGGCCAGCATCAGGACACCGGCGCCAAGATGGTCCACCTGGCCCCGAATACGAGCAGCAACATCGTCTCCAAGTCGGTGGCCCGCGGCGGTGGCCGCGCCTCCTACCGTGGTCTGGTCCAGGTCAACAAGGGAGCGCACGGATCACGCTCGAGCGTGAAATGCGATGCGCTGCTTGTCGACACGATCAGCCGCAGCGATACCTATCCCTATGTCGACATCCGCGAGGACGACGTCACCATGGGGCATGAGGCCACTGTGTCCAAGGTCAGCGCCGATCAGCTGTTCTACCTGATGAGCCGCGGCATGACCGAGGACGAGGCCATGGCCATGGTGGTGCGCGGCTTCGTCGAGCCGATCGCCAAGGAGCTGCCGATGGAGTACGCCCTGGAACTCAACCGGCTGATCGAACTGCAGATGGAAGGCGCTGTCGGCTGA
- the mptB gene encoding polyprenol phosphomannose-dependent alpha 1,6 mannosyltransferase MptB has translation MAARQHSLSVSIARLHGDERTVAPPLNPAEMRAMRRTRLFGATGTVLMGIGALGAGARPVVQDPTFGVRLLNLPSRIQTVSLTMTTTGAVMMALAWLMLGRFTLGPRRMSRSQLDHTLMLWMVPLLIAPPMYSKDVYSYLAQSQISRIGLNPYKVGPAPGLGLDHVFTLSVPSLWRETPAPYGPLFLWIGRGISALTGENIVAAVLSHRLMVLIGVSLIVWAVPRLARRCGVAEVSALWLGAANPLLLMHLVAGIHNEALMLGLMLTGTEFALRGIDSAKTLLPRPLRWPHGRDGWAAWTPLAMLITGAVLITMSSQVKLPGLLALGFVAMALAHRWGGTVKPFLLASTFMLSISLVVMAVIGWASGLGFGWIFTLGTANVVRSWMSPPTLLALGTGQVGILLGLGDHTTAVLSLTRAIGVLIITITVTWLLLAVLRGRLHPVGGLGVALGATVLLFPVVQPWYLLWAIIPLAAWATRPGFRIATIAVTLIVGIFGPTANGDRFALFQIVDATVASTVIVVLLIALTLNQLPWRKVPGTTETFSGQEPDPPPTQPATPRPAPDAYAESP, from the coding sequence GTGGCAGCCCGCCAACACTCCCTGAGCGTTTCGATCGCCCGCCTGCACGGCGACGAACGGACTGTGGCGCCACCCCTGAACCCCGCCGAAATGCGCGCCATGCGCCGCACCCGGCTCTTCGGCGCCACCGGCACCGTGTTGATGGGTATCGGGGCGCTGGGCGCCGGTGCCCGGCCGGTCGTGCAGGACCCCACCTTCGGCGTCCGGCTGCTCAACCTGCCCTCACGCATCCAGACCGTCTCGCTGACGATGACCACCACCGGTGCGGTCATGATGGCGCTGGCCTGGCTGATGCTGGGCCGCTTCACCCTCGGGCCGCGGCGGATGTCGCGCAGCCAGCTCGACCACACCCTGATGCTGTGGATGGTGCCGCTGCTGATCGCCCCGCCGATGTACTCCAAGGACGTCTATTCCTACCTGGCCCAGAGCCAGATCTCCCGGATCGGGCTCAACCCGTACAAGGTCGGCCCGGCGCCGGGGCTTGGCCTGGACCACGTCTTCACCCTGTCGGTGCCCAGCCTCTGGCGTGAGACGCCGGCGCCCTACGGGCCGCTGTTCTTGTGGATCGGCCGCGGCATCTCCGCGCTCACCGGAGAGAACATCGTCGCAGCCGTGCTCAGTCACCGCCTGATGGTGCTGATCGGGGTCAGCCTGATCGTCTGGGCCGTGCCGAGGCTGGCCCGCCGGTGCGGTGTCGCCGAAGTCAGTGCGCTGTGGCTGGGCGCGGCCAATCCGCTGCTGCTGATGCACCTGGTCGCGGGAATCCACAACGAGGCGCTCATGCTGGGCCTGATGTTGACCGGCACCGAATTCGCGCTGCGCGGGATCGACTCAGCCAAGACGCTGCTACCCCGCCCGCTGCGCTGGCCGCACGGCCGGGACGGCTGGGCGGCGTGGACGCCGCTGGCCATGCTCATCACCGGCGCCGTGCTGATCACGATGTCGTCGCAGGTCAAGCTGCCGGGCCTGCTGGCGCTGGGATTCGTGGCGATGGCCCTGGCGCACCGGTGGGGCGGCACCGTCAAGCCCTTCCTGCTCGCCAGCACCTTCATGCTGAGCATCTCGCTGGTGGTGATGGCCGTCATCGGCTGGGCCAGCGGGCTGGGATTCGGTTGGATCTTCACACTCGGCACCGCCAACGTGGTCCGCAGCTGGATGTCCCCGCCGACGCTGCTGGCGCTGGGCACCGGCCAGGTCGGGATTCTGCTCGGCCTGGGCGACCACACCACCGCCGTGCTCTCACTGACCCGCGCCATTGGTGTGCTGATCATCACCATCACCGTTACCTGGCTGCTGCTGGCCGTCCTGCGCGGTCGGCTGCACCCGGTCGGCGGGCTCGGCGTCGCGCTCGGTGCGACGGTCCTGCTGTTCCCTGTCGTGCAGCCCTGGTACCTGCTGTGGGCGATCATCCCGCTGGCCGCCTGGGCCACCCGCCCGGGTTTCCGCATCGCCACCATCGCGGTGACCTTGATCGTTGGCATCTTCGGACCCACCGCCAACGGCGACCGCTTCGCCCTGTTCCAGATCGTCGATGCCACGGTGGCCAGCACCGTGATCGTGGTGCTGCTGATCGCCCTGACGCTCAACCAGCTGCCCTGGCGCAAGGTGCCCGGCACCACCGAAACGTTCAGCGGTCAGGAGCCCGACCCGCCGCCGACGCAACCGGCCACGCCACGTCCGGCGCCGGACGCCTACGCTGAGTCCCCGTGA
- a CDS encoding heme o synthase produces the protein MRVREVHLVEGAPVRFRDRLLGYLALTKPRVIELLLVTTIPAMLLAGRGTVDPLLILNTLFGGMLAAAGANSLNCVADADIDKLMKRTERRPLARATVPRSHALVFGLALSVASFFWLWWTTNMLSAHLAAATIAFYVLVYTLLLKRRTSQNVVWGGAAGCMPVMIGWSAVTGTIGWQALVMFAIIFFWTPPHTWALAMKYKDDYRAAGVPMLPVVATEEQVTKQIVIYTWLTVLATLALVPATGWLYASVAALAGTWFLVMAHRLHAGVRRGNPVKPLKLFLQSNNYLALVFVALAVDSALALPTLFS, from the coding sequence GTGAGAGTTCGCGAAGTGCACCTCGTCGAAGGGGCGCCGGTCCGGTTCCGCGACAGACTCCTGGGCTACCTCGCCCTGACCAAGCCGCGGGTGATCGAACTACTCCTGGTCACCACGATCCCGGCCATGCTGCTGGCGGGCCGGGGCACCGTTGACCCGCTGCTGATCCTCAACACCCTGTTCGGCGGCATGCTGGCCGCAGCGGGTGCCAATTCGCTGAACTGTGTGGCCGACGCCGACATCGACAAGCTGATGAAGCGCACCGAGCGCCGGCCGTTGGCCCGGGCCACCGTGCCGCGCAGCCACGCGCTGGTGTTCGGCCTGGCGCTGTCGGTGGCCTCGTTCTTCTGGCTGTGGTGGACCACCAACATGCTGTCGGCCCATCTCGCCGCCGCGACCATCGCGTTCTACGTGCTGGTCTACACGCTGCTGCTCAAGCGCCGCACCTCGCAGAACGTGGTGTGGGGCGGCGCGGCGGGCTGCATGCCGGTGATGATCGGCTGGTCGGCGGTGACCGGCACGATCGGCTGGCAGGCGCTGGTCATGTTCGCCATCATCTTCTTCTGGACGCCGCCGCACACCTGGGCGCTGGCGATGAAGTACAAGGACGACTACCGCGCCGCCGGTGTGCCGATGCTGCCCGTGGTGGCCACCGAAGAGCAGGTGACCAAGCAGATCGTCATCTACACCTGGTTGACCGTGCTGGCCACGCTGGCCCTGGTGCCCGCCACCGGCTGGCTGTACGCCTCGGTGGCCGCCCTGGCCGGAACATGGTTCCTGGTGATGGCACACCGGCTGCACGCCGGCGTGCGCCGCGGTAACCCGGTCAAGCCGCTGAAGCTGTTCCTGCAGTCGAACAACTACCTGGCGCTGGTGTTCGTCGCGCTGGCCGTCGACTCCGCGCTGGCCCTGCCGACGCTGTTCTCCTGA
- a CDS encoding helix-turn-helix transcriptional regulator, whose translation MRHTGVVEIPSDVSPVPAAAPAAHDGQTRRAIVQLLLESGSITAAEIGQQLGISAAGVRRHLDALIEGGDAEAQAAASWQQVGRGRPAKRYRLTPAGRAKLEHTYDDLASAAMRQLREIGGEEAVQTFARRRIDSILAGVTGGPDDVESTAERVAGALSKAGYVTTTTKVRGPIQGIQICQHHCPVSHVAEEFPELCEAEQQAMSEILGTHVQRLATIANGDCACTTHVPLNPAQP comes from the coding sequence TTGCGTCACACTGGTGTTGTGGAAATCCCGTCCGACGTCTCTCCGGTGCCCGCTGCGGCCCCGGCGGCACACGACGGCCAGACGCGACGCGCCATCGTGCAGCTGCTGCTGGAGTCGGGATCGATCACCGCCGCCGAGATCGGGCAGCAGCTGGGAATCTCCGCCGCCGGGGTGCGCCGTCACCTCGACGCGCTCATCGAGGGCGGTGACGCCGAGGCGCAGGCGGCGGCGTCCTGGCAGCAGGTCGGTCGCGGCAGGCCCGCCAAGCGCTACCGGCTGACCCCGGCCGGCCGCGCCAAACTGGAGCACACCTACGACGACCTGGCGTCGGCGGCGATGCGGCAGCTTCGGGAGATTGGTGGCGAGGAGGCGGTGCAGACGTTCGCGCGCCGTCGCATCGACAGCATCCTGGCCGGAGTCACCGGCGGCCCCGACGACGTCGAGTCGACGGCCGAGCGGGTGGCCGGTGCGCTGAGTAAGGCCGGCTACGTCACCACCACGACCAAGGTGCGCGGACCGATCCAGGGCATCCAGATCTGCCAGCATCACTGCCCGGTATCGCATGTGGCAGAAGAGTTTCCGGAATTGTGCGAGGCCGAGCAGCAGGCCATGTCGGAGATCCTCGGCACCCATGTCCAACGGCTGGCGACGATCGCCAACGGTGACTGTGCCTGCACCACTCACGTACCGCTGAACCCGGCACAACCGTAG
- a CDS encoding COX15/CtaA family protein, producing the protein MRLFLRLVDLLPLPSLRTQRIIAAAVLLTQAGIAVTGAIVRVTASGLGCPTWPQCFPGSFTPQPHPEVPGIHQAVEFGNRMITFLVVITAILAVLAVTRARRRREVLVYAWLMPASTVLQAVIGGITVLTGLLWWTVAIHMLTSMLMVWLATLLYVKIGEPDEGIPTALVPKPLRHLTLLSALALSATLVTGTTVTAAGPHAGDKSPQRVVPRLEVEITTLVHAHSTFLFIYLSLLIGLGAGLFAVYAPRLIMKRLAVLIALVIAQGLLGAIQFFTGVPAALVALHVAGAAACTAATAALWASMRQRTEPKTLAR; encoded by the coding sequence GTGCGGTTATTCCTGCGGTTGGTGGACTTACTTCCACTACCCAGCCTGCGCACCCAGCGCATCATCGCCGCCGCGGTGCTGCTGACCCAGGCCGGTATCGCGGTCACCGGCGCGATCGTGCGGGTGACGGCATCGGGGCTCGGCTGCCCCACCTGGCCGCAGTGCTTCCCCGGCAGCTTCACCCCCCAACCCCACCCCGAGGTGCCCGGCATCCACCAGGCGGTGGAGTTCGGCAACCGGATGATCACGTTCCTGGTGGTGATCACCGCGATCCTGGCGGTGCTGGCCGTCACCCGGGCGCGGCGCCGGCGCGAGGTGCTCGTCTACGCCTGGCTGATGCCGGCATCCACCGTCCTGCAGGCGGTGATCGGCGGGATCACCGTGCTGACCGGCCTGCTGTGGTGGACCGTGGCCATCCACATGCTGACCTCGATGCTGATGGTCTGGCTGGCCACCCTGCTCTACGTCAAGATCGGCGAGCCCGACGAGGGGATCCCCACCGCGTTGGTTCCGAAACCGTTGCGGCACTTGACTTTACTGAGCGCGCTCGCGTTGTCAGCGACGCTGGTCACCGGCACCACCGTGACCGCCGCCGGGCCGCACGCCGGCGACAAGAGCCCGCAGCGAGTCGTTCCCCGACTCGAGGTGGAGATCACCACACTGGTCCACGCGCACTCGACGTTCCTATTCATCTATCTGTCGCTGCTGATCGGCCTTGGCGCCGGCCTGTTCGCCGTCTACGCCCCGCGCCTGATCATGAAACGACTCGCCGTGCTGATCGCCCTGGTGATCGCTCAGGGCTTGCTCGGGGCCATCCAGTTCTTTACCGGCGTTCCTGCCGCACTGGTGGCCCTGCACGTCGCGGGAGCGGCCGCCTGCACGGCGGCCACCGCCGCGTTATGGGCGTCGATGCGACAGCGGACCGAGCCCAAGACGCTCGCACGCTGA
- a CDS encoding quinone oxidoreductase family protein: protein MHAIEVPETGGPEVLRYVEKDKPSPGPSEVLIQADAIGVNYIDTYFRSGQYPREVPFVLGSEVCGTVAAVGADVAAITPGDRVVTANAAGAYAEFCTAPADFVAYVPDSVQSDAVASALLKGMTAHYLIKSVYQVQPRDTVLVHAGAGGVGLILTQWATSLGARVITTASTPDKAELSRQAGAIEVLDYPEDPAEFGARIRELTGGHGVAAVYDGVGKSTFDASLASLAVRGTLALFGASSGPVPPVDPQRLNAAGSVYLTRPNLGHFTRTPDEFAWRAGELLDAIADGSITITVGGRYPLAEAEQAHRDLQGRKTTGSIVLLP, encoded by the coding sequence ATGCACGCAATCGAAGTCCCCGAGACAGGCGGTCCCGAGGTCCTGCGCTATGTCGAGAAGGACAAGCCCTCCCCCGGCCCGAGTGAGGTTCTGATCCAGGCTGACGCGATCGGCGTCAACTACATCGACACCTACTTCCGGTCCGGGCAGTACCCCCGGGAGGTGCCGTTCGTCCTCGGCAGCGAGGTGTGCGGGACGGTTGCCGCGGTGGGTGCCGATGTCGCAGCGATCACGCCGGGCGACCGAGTCGTCACGGCGAACGCCGCCGGTGCTTATGCCGAATTCTGCACCGCACCAGCCGATTTCGTTGCCTATGTACCGGATTCGGTGCAGTCGGATGCGGTGGCTTCGGCACTGCTGAAGGGCATGACGGCGCACTATCTGATCAAGTCGGTGTACCAGGTGCAACCGCGCGACACGGTGCTGGTGCATGCCGGCGCCGGCGGCGTCGGGCTGATCCTTACCCAGTGGGCGACCAGCCTGGGCGCCCGCGTGATCACCACCGCCTCGACACCCGACAAGGCCGAGTTGTCGCGGCAGGCCGGTGCGATCGAGGTGCTCGACTATCCGGAGGATCCCGCCGAGTTCGGCGCGCGGATCCGGGAGCTGACCGGGGGTCACGGAGTGGCCGCCGTCTACGACGGGGTCGGCAAGTCGACATTCGACGCCAGCCTGGCCAGTCTGGCGGTCCGCGGGACGCTGGCGCTGTTCGGCGCCTCCAGTGGCCCGGTGCCGCCGGTGGACCCGCAGCGGCTCAATGCTGCCGGTTCGGTCTACCTGACCCGGCCGAACCTCGGACACTTCACCCGCACGCCGGATGAGTTCGCCTGGCGGGCGGGCGAACTACTCGATGCGATTGCCGATGGGTCGATCACCATCACCGTGGGCGGGCGCTATCCCCTCGCCGAGGCCGAGCAGGCCCATCGCGACCTACAGGGCCGCAAGACCACGGGGTCGATCGTGTTGTTGCCCTAG